One window from the genome of Enterobacteriaceae bacterium Kacie_13 encodes:
- a CDS encoding LysR family transcriptional regulator, with the protein MDRLTSMNVFVRAAELGSFAAAAEALRISPQMVAKHIARLESRLGTSLLNRTTRRQHLTDIGSSYYERCKIVLAEAEAAEAIALEMKATPSGIIRVNAPVTFGASMLAPFITQYLDNYPGTQVELTLSDRMVDPVEEGYEVILRIGELHDSPLIAYPLRPYRLIACASPEYLAQNGTPVTPACLTLHACLVYGIWSPQSPCRWLFSKEGKTQEVRPEGRFRANDWRALLHAAVKGYGVTLGPEDVLRDEIRAGRLVQILPDYECPSKPMHVLTAAGLRQTVKIRSFIKAVTDTFG; encoded by the coding sequence GTGGATCGTCTCACCAGCATGAACGTCTTCGTCAGAGCCGCCGAACTGGGGTCCTTTGCCGCAGCGGCGGAGGCATTACGCATATCCCCGCAGATGGTAGCGAAGCATATCGCCCGGCTGGAATCGCGACTGGGCACGTCTCTGCTGAACCGTACCACCCGCCGCCAGCATCTGACGGACATCGGCAGCAGCTATTATGAACGTTGCAAAATAGTGCTCGCGGAGGCCGAGGCGGCCGAGGCCATCGCGCTGGAAATGAAAGCCACGCCGTCCGGCATCATCCGCGTCAATGCGCCCGTGACCTTTGGCGCCTCCATGCTGGCGCCGTTCATAACCCAGTATCTGGATAACTATCCCGGCACGCAGGTGGAGCTGACGCTAAGCGATCGGATGGTCGATCCTGTCGAGGAAGGCTATGAAGTAATATTGCGCATCGGTGAATTGCACGACAGTCCGCTGATTGCGTATCCCCTGCGGCCTTATCGTCTGATTGCCTGCGCCTCGCCCGAGTATCTTGCTCAGAACGGCACCCCGGTTACGCCCGCCTGTCTGACGCTGCACGCCTGTCTGGTTTATGGGATCTGGTCGCCGCAGTCGCCCTGCCGCTGGCTGTTCTCAAAAGAGGGGAAAACGCAGGAAGTCCGCCCCGAAGGGCGTTTTCGGGCAAATGACTGGCGGGCACTTTTACACGCGGCGGTCAAAGGTTATGGCGTAACGCTAGGGCCGGAAGACGTATTGCGCGACGAAATCCGCGCCGGGCGTTTGGTGCAAATACTGCCCGATTACGAATGTCCCTCGAAGCCAATGCACGTCCTCACGGCGGCAGGTTTACGGCAGACAGTAAAAATACGGAGCTTTATCAAAGCGGTGACAGACACTTTTGGCTAA